In a single window of the Osmerus eperlanus chromosome 2, fOsmEpe2.1, whole genome shotgun sequence genome:
- the LOC134039328 gene encoding extracellular serine/threonine protein kinase FAM20C-like isoform X1, with the protein MPEIEAGTARQSEAGTARQSGSHCSRSVCLVLACLALALHLLLVLFCLSVLRTSCFLPPLPSCSSSSSSSSSSSPASRGLVAHKAEDCHKMAAATKGPIEAKMSDRDSQVGGRSKLKALFSHPLYNLPRPQLQEDDWLLRFKPETEEKTMDEALESFILDSEWPSDSEEDGYDRLNWTSSTETHPPWLRFHLGISRWELYDRTDPSLTQLTHDLATQRILTTVQKTGGTQLKLMMSFSNHGEALLKPMKQERDVETDLNLFYFSDFERHNAEIAAFHLDRILGFRRVPPVVGRLINVTTEIRDITTDRKLSRTFFNSPVGNVCFFGQCEYYCSTEHAVCGRPHVLEASLASMLPDLSLAPRRYWRSPWKRSYSRVKLAAWQQNPEYCDMVKQTPPYSQGSRLVDLVDMAILDFLMGNMDRHQYETFEKFGNETFLLHLDNGRGFGRHSVDELSILAPLQQCCRIRVSTLQRLRLLSLLEFHLSDVMRESLSQDPLVTVAPLLSEQHLQALDRRLATVLQIVHTCQNHHDDVLYNDE; encoded by the exons ATGCCTGAGAT tgaggcaggCACGGCgaggcagagtgaggcaggCACGGCGAGGCAGAGTGGGAGTCACTGCTCTCGTTCCGTCTGTCTGGTGCTGGCGTGTCTGGCTTTGGCTCTGCACCTGCTGCTggtcctcttctgtctctctgttctccggacatcctgcttcctccctccgctcccctcctgctcctcctcctcctcctcctcctcctcctcctccccagccagcAGGGGGCTGGTGGCCCACAAGGCAGAGGACTGTCACAAAATGGCTGCTGCAACAAAAGGGCCCATCGAAGCTAAGATgtcagacagagacagccagGTCGGAGGTCGCTCCAAGCTAAAGGCTCTTTTCAGCCATCCGCTGTACAACCTGCCCCGCCCCCAGCTTCAGGAAGATGATTGGCTGCTGAGGTTCAagccagagacagaggagaagaccATGGATGAAGCGCTGGAGAGTTTCATACTAGACAGTGAGTG GCCGAGCGACAGCGAGGAGGATGGCTACGACAGACTTAATTGGACGAGCAGCACAGAGACCCACCCCCCATGGCTGCGGTTTCACCTGGGGATCTCTCGCTGGGAGCTGTACGACAGGACGGACCCCAGCCTGACCCAGCTCACTCACGACCTAGCCACGCAACGCATCCTCACCACAG tgcagaAGACAGGTGGGACACAGCTGAAGTTGATGATGTCCTTCTCAAACCATGGAGAAGCGCTGCTCAAACCCATGAA GCAGGAGAGGGACGTGGAGACAGACTTGAACCTGTTCTACTTCTCAGACTTTGAGAGACATAACGCGGAGATCGCTGCCTTTCACCTGGACAG AATTCTGGGTTTCAGAAGGGTTCCTCCTGTGGTCGGTAGATTGATCAACGTGACCACAGAGATCAGAGACATCACCACTGACCGCAAACTCTCTAGAACCTTCTTCaactctcctg TGGGCAACGTGTGTTTCTTCGGCCAGTGTGAGTACTACTGCTCCACAGAGCACGCGGTGTGCGGACGGCCCCACGTCCTGGAGGCGTCCCTGGCCTCCATGCTGCCTgacctctccctggccccccgCCGCTACTGGAGGTCGCCATGGAAACGCTCCTACAGCCGAGTCAAGCTGGCAGC CTGGCAGCAGAATCCTGAGTACTGTGACATGGTGAAGCAGACTCCTCCCTACAGCCAGGGCAGCCGgctggtggacctggtggaCATGGCCATCCTGGACTTCCTCATGG GCAACATGGACAGACATCAATATGAGACCTTTGAAAAATTTGGGAATGAGACTTTTCTGCTTCACCTGGACAACGGGCGCGG GTTTGGCCGTCATTCTGTTGATGAGCTGTCCATCCTGGCGCCCCTACAGCAGTGCTGCAG GATCCGTGTCTCCACGCTGCAGCGCTTGcgtctcctgtccctcctggAGTTCCATCTGAGTGACGTCATGCGTGAGTCCCTGTCCCAGGACCCTCTGGTGACGGTGGcccctctcctgtctgagcAGCACCTCCAGGCTCTGGACCGCCGCCTGGCAACTGTCCTGCAGATAGTGCACACCTGTCAGAATCACCATGACGATGTCCTCTACAATGATGAATAG
- the LOC134039328 gene encoding extracellular serine/threonine protein kinase FAM20C-like isoform X2, with the protein MPEIEAGTARQSEAGTARQSGSHCSRSVCLVLACLALALHLLLVLFCLSVLRTSCFLPPLPSCSSSSSSSSSSSPASRGLVAHKAEDCHKMAAATKGPIEAKMSDRDSQVGGRSKLKALFSHPLYNLPRPQLQEDDWLLRFKPETEEKTMDEALESFILDSEWPSDSEEDGYDRLNWTSSTETHPPWLRFHLGISRWELYDRTDPSLTQLTHDLATQRILTTVQKTGGTQLKLMMSFSNHGEALLKPMKQERDVETDLNLFYFSDFERHNAEIAAFHLDRILGFRRVPPVVGRLINVTTEIRDITTDRKLSRTFFNSPVGNVCFFGQCEYYCSTEHAVCGRPHVLEASLASMLPDLSLAPRRYWSWQQNPEYCDMVKQTPPYSQGSRLVDLVDMAILDFLMGNMDRHQYETFEKFGNETFLLHLDNGRGFGRHSVDELSILAPLQQCCRIRVSTLQRLRLLSLLEFHLSDVMRESLSQDPLVTVAPLLSEQHLQALDRRLATVLQIVHTCQNHHDDVLYNDE; encoded by the exons ATGCCTGAGAT tgaggcaggCACGGCgaggcagagtgaggcaggCACGGCGAGGCAGAGTGGGAGTCACTGCTCTCGTTCCGTCTGTCTGGTGCTGGCGTGTCTGGCTTTGGCTCTGCACCTGCTGCTggtcctcttctgtctctctgttctccggacatcctgcttcctccctccgctcccctcctgctcctcctcctcctcctcctcctcctcctcctccccagccagcAGGGGGCTGGTGGCCCACAAGGCAGAGGACTGTCACAAAATGGCTGCTGCAACAAAAGGGCCCATCGAAGCTAAGATgtcagacagagacagccagGTCGGAGGTCGCTCCAAGCTAAAGGCTCTTTTCAGCCATCCGCTGTACAACCTGCCCCGCCCCCAGCTTCAGGAAGATGATTGGCTGCTGAGGTTCAagccagagacagaggagaagaccATGGATGAAGCGCTGGAGAGTTTCATACTAGACAGTGAGTG GCCGAGCGACAGCGAGGAGGATGGCTACGACAGACTTAATTGGACGAGCAGCACAGAGACCCACCCCCCATGGCTGCGGTTTCACCTGGGGATCTCTCGCTGGGAGCTGTACGACAGGACGGACCCCAGCCTGACCCAGCTCACTCACGACCTAGCCACGCAACGCATCCTCACCACAG tgcagaAGACAGGTGGGACACAGCTGAAGTTGATGATGTCCTTCTCAAACCATGGAGAAGCGCTGCTCAAACCCATGAA GCAGGAGAGGGACGTGGAGACAGACTTGAACCTGTTCTACTTCTCAGACTTTGAGAGACATAACGCGGAGATCGCTGCCTTTCACCTGGACAG AATTCTGGGTTTCAGAAGGGTTCCTCCTGTGGTCGGTAGATTGATCAACGTGACCACAGAGATCAGAGACATCACCACTGACCGCAAACTCTCTAGAACCTTCTTCaactctcctg TGGGCAACGTGTGTTTCTTCGGCCAGTGTGAGTACTACTGCTCCACAGAGCACGCGGTGTGCGGACGGCCCCACGTCCTGGAGGCGTCCCTGGCCTCCATGCTGCCTgacctctccctggccccccgCCGCTACTGGAG CTGGCAGCAGAATCCTGAGTACTGTGACATGGTGAAGCAGACTCCTCCCTACAGCCAGGGCAGCCGgctggtggacctggtggaCATGGCCATCCTGGACTTCCTCATGG GCAACATGGACAGACATCAATATGAGACCTTTGAAAAATTTGGGAATGAGACTTTTCTGCTTCACCTGGACAACGGGCGCGG GTTTGGCCGTCATTCTGTTGATGAGCTGTCCATCCTGGCGCCCCTACAGCAGTGCTGCAG GATCCGTGTCTCCACGCTGCAGCGCTTGcgtctcctgtccctcctggAGTTCCATCTGAGTGACGTCATGCGTGAGTCCCTGTCCCAGGACCCTCTGGTGACGGTGGcccctctcctgtctgagcAGCACCTCCAGGCTCTGGACCGCCGCCTGGCAACTGTCCTGCAGATAGTGCACACCTGTCAGAATCACCATGACGATGTCCTCTACAATGATGAATAG
- the LOC134039173 gene encoding nuclear body protein SP140-like protein isoform X2: MRFVKTMDPTDFLEDEQLLQFLHCRKTELSVIEDPRLFLNQLNDYNLLPTDMYEKVIRTKSKTQRQKSVYELLDWLERRRPQHIKLFWKCVFKDHLLLQYPTLQQLRNSLMDGSFTFSEELPEKVEQGIEKKKAPEDGDKIKKKKTRRGVSLDEEQAGPSSLHSPRKRKKVQKPSFGTPLTKGQSRDIWTWELYRTQVPVTCGDKEGMLYRAKLAKGEKCIIVKDKWFTPAGFEEFGGMKSCRNWKGSIRCGGTPLDKLIQEGHLTSPGMTRNRSHSPKIKRTLFPRSHSKTSITESESEEEERETGESDSEEGSRDGGQPKDFKVTCGIISGVLHKYRFASGTCGRSIRTEHSWMTPVEFLRVGSSSSDDWRRDIQCDGRPLCSLIEEGSLTIHTRCVCRLCSSDPEDLKEQSSDDDCFICRGDGNLVMCDTCPRSFHQDCHLPRLDDALLSSECEWVCTVCVYQTSKDWRYPEGKTLREAHSCPVYTHLLECQYLLMYMYHADEERVFATDSCLKIEGYRRVVRTPMWLDKVKEKLLMYMYHADEERVFATDSCLKIEGYRRVVRTPMWLDKVKEKLQQEQYQTVQHFMMDLLLIFDNCATFNKDDKRIRDVGFKLRDCFEREFTSVFRVQQ; this comes from the exons ATGCGGTTTGTAAAGACGATGGATCCGACAGATTTTCTAGAAGATGAGCAACTTCTGCAGTTCCTCCACTGCAGGAAAACGGAACTGTCAGTTATCGAAGATCCACGTCTCTTTTTGAACCAGCTTAACGACTACAATCTACTACCGACTGATATGTACGAG AAAGTGATCCGGACGAAGAGTAAAACTCAGAGGCAGAAGAGTGTGTACGAGCTGCTGGactggctggagaggaggagaccacagcacatcaagctgttctggaagTGTGTGTTCAAGGATCATCTCCTTCTGCAGTATCCCACTCTGCAGCAGCTGCGCAACAGCCTGATGGACG GGTCGTTTACATTCTCTGAAGAACTACCAGAAAAGGTGGAGCAGGGGATAGAGAAGAAGAAAGCTCCTGAGGACGGAGACAAGATAAAGAAAAAGAAGACAAGAAGAGGTGTGAGTCTGGATGAGGAGCAGGCTGGGCCGTCGTCCCTGCACAGCCCACGCAAGAGGAAGAAAGTCCAGAAGCCAAGCTTTG GGACTCCTCTGACCAAGGGGCAGAGCAGGGACATCTGGACCTGGGAGCTGTATCGGACGCAGGTGCCGGTCACATGTGGGGACAAGGAGGGTATGCTGTACAGAGCCAAGCTGGCCAAAG GAGAGAAGTGCATCATAGTCAAGGACAAGTGGTTCACCCCCGCTGGCTTTGAGGAGTTCGGGGGAATGAAGAGCTGTAGGAACTGGAAAGGTTCTATCCGATGTGGTGGCACCCCTCTGGACAAACTGATACAG GAAGGTCACCTGACATCTCCAGGCATGACCAGAAACAGGAGCCACAGTCCAAAG ATTAAGAGAACTCTGTTTCCCAGAAGCCACTCCAAGACCTCCATTACTG AATCTGaatctgaggaggaggagagagagacaggagagtccGACTCTGAAGAGGGCAGCCGTGATGGTGGTCAACCTAAAGACTTCAAAGTGACCTGTGGGATCATCAGTGGAGTCTTACATAAGTACCGTTTTgcatcag ggacTTGTGGGAGGAGCATCCGTACGGAGCACAGCTGGATGACCCCCGTGGAGTTCCTGAGGGTGGGGTCAAGCTCCTCAGATGACTGGAGAAGAGACATCCAGTGTGATGGGagacctctctgctccctcatagag GAGGGGAGTTTGACCATCCATAcccggtgtgtgtgcaggctctgcAGCTCAGACCCTGAAGACCTG AAGGAACAGAGCAGTGATGATGACTGCTTCATCTGCCGAGGAGACGGTAACCTGGTGATGTGTGACACGTGTCCTCGATCCTTTCACCAGGACTGTCACCTGCCCAGACTGGATGACGCCTTactgag TAGCgaatgtgagtgggtgtgtacaGTCTGTGTGTACCAGACCAGCAAAGACTGGCGCTACCCAGAAGGAAAAACCTTGCGAGAAGCTCATTCCTGCCCCgtctacacacacctactg GAATGCCAGTATCTCCTCATGTATATGTACCATGCAGACGAGGAGCGGGTCTTTGCTACAGATTCCTGCCTTAAG aTTGAGGGCTACAGGCGTGTGGTCAGGACTCCCATGTGGCTGGACAAGGTGAAGGAGAAA CTCCTCATGTATATGTACCATGCAGACGAGGAGCGGGTCTTTGCTACAGATTCCTGCCTTAAG aTTGAGGGCTACAGGCGTGTGGTCAGGACACCCATGTGGCTGGACAAGGTGAAGGAGAAACTCCAGCAGGAACAGTACCAGACAGTTCAACACTTCATGATGGACCTTCTGCTCATCTTTGACAACTGTGCCACTTTCAACAAG GATGATAAAAGGATCCGTGATGTTGGATTCAAATTAAGGGATTGCTTTGAGAGGGAGTTCACTAGTGTTTTCAGGGTTCAACAGTAA
- the LOC134039173 gene encoding autoimmune regulator-like isoform X1 — MRFVKTMDPTDFLEDEQLLQFLHCRKTELSVIEDPRLFLNQLNDYNLLPTDMYEKVIRTKSKTQRQKSVYELLDWLERRRPQHIKLFWKCVFKDHLLLQYPTLQQLRNSLMDGSFTFSEELPEKVEQGIEKKKAPEDGDKIKKKKTRRGVSLDEEQAGPSSLHSPRKRKKVQKPSFGTPLTKGQSRDIWTWELYRTQVPVTCGDKEGMLYRAKLAKGEKCIIVKDKWFTPAGFEEFGGMKSCRNWKGSIRCGGTPLDKLIQEGHLTSPGMTRNRSHSPKIKRTLFPRSHSKTSITESESEEEERETGESDSEEGSRDGGQPKDFKVTCGIISGVLHKYRFASGVCLVFVYIQETIGLFLCVSSPLPISPHPSLSLLTPPCLSSPLPVSPHPSLSLPTPPCLSSPLPVSPHPSLSLLTPPCLSSPSLSLFTLPVSPHPSLSLLTPPCVCVPGTCGRSIRTEHSWMTPVEFLRVGSSSSDDWRRDIQCDGRPLCSLIEEGSLTIHTRCVCRLCSSDPEDLKEQSSDDDCFICRGDGNLVMCDTCPRSFHQDCHLPRLDDALLSSECEWVCTVCVYQTSKDWRYPEGKTLREAHSCPVYTHLLECQYLLMYMYHADEERVFATDSCLKIEGYRRVVRTPMWLDKVKEKLQQEQYQTVQHFMMDLLLIFDNCATFNKDNAVFREMGVNLRGLFEKEFKSVFRVQQ, encoded by the exons ATGCGGTTTGTAAAGACGATGGATCCGACAGATTTTCTAGAAGATGAGCAACTTCTGCAGTTCCTCCACTGCAGGAAAACGGAACTGTCAGTTATCGAAGATCCACGTCTCTTTTTGAACCAGCTTAACGACTACAATCTACTACCGACTGATATGTACGAG AAAGTGATCCGGACGAAGAGTAAAACTCAGAGGCAGAAGAGTGTGTACGAGCTGCTGGactggctggagaggaggagaccacagcacatcaagctgttctggaagTGTGTGTTCAAGGATCATCTCCTTCTGCAGTATCCCACTCTGCAGCAGCTGCGCAACAGCCTGATGGACG GGTCGTTTACATTCTCTGAAGAACTACCAGAAAAGGTGGAGCAGGGGATAGAGAAGAAGAAAGCTCCTGAGGACGGAGACAAGATAAAGAAAAAGAAGACAAGAAGAGGTGTGAGTCTGGATGAGGAGCAGGCTGGGCCGTCGTCCCTGCACAGCCCACGCAAGAGGAAGAAAGTCCAGAAGCCAAGCTTTG GGACTCCTCTGACCAAGGGGCAGAGCAGGGACATCTGGACCTGGGAGCTGTATCGGACGCAGGTGCCGGTCACATGTGGGGACAAGGAGGGTATGCTGTACAGAGCCAAGCTGGCCAAAG GAGAGAAGTGCATCATAGTCAAGGACAAGTGGTTCACCCCCGCTGGCTTTGAGGAGTTCGGGGGAATGAAGAGCTGTAGGAACTGGAAAGGTTCTATCCGATGTGGTGGCACCCCTCTGGACAAACTGATACAG GAAGGTCACCTGACATCTCCAGGCATGACCAGAAACAGGAGCCACAGTCCAAAG ATTAAGAGAACTCTGTTTCCCAGAAGCCACTCCAAGACCTCCATTACTG AATCTGaatctgaggaggaggagagagagacaggagagtccGACTCTGAAGAGGGCAGCCGTGATGGTGGTCAACCTAAAGACTTCAAAGTGACCTGTGGGATCATCAGTGGAGTCTTACATAAGTACCGTTTTgcatcaggtgtgtgtttggtgtttgttTACATCCAGGAAACTATTGGGCTCTTTCTTTGTGTCTCCTCACCCCTGcccatctctcctcacccctccctgtctctcctcacccctccctgtctctcctcacccctccctgtctctcctcacccctccctgtctctccccacccctccctgtctctcctcacccctccctgtctctcctcacccctccctgtctctcctcacccctccctgtctctcctcaccctccctgtctctcttcaccctccctgtctctcctcacccctccctgtctctcctcacccctccctgtgtgtgtgtcccagggacTTGTGGGAGGAGCATCCGTACGGAGCACAGCTGGATGACCCCCGTGGAGTTCCTGAGGGTGGGGTCAAGCTCCTCAGATGACTGGAGAAGAGACATCCAGTGTGATGGGagacctctctgctccctcatagag GAGGGGAGTTTGACCATCCATAcccggtgtgtgtgcaggctctgcAGCTCAGACCCTGAAGACCTG AAGGAACAGAGCAGTGATGATGACTGCTTCATCTGCCGAGGAGACGGTAACCTGGTGATGTGTGACACGTGTCCTCGATCCTTTCACCAGGACTGTCACCTGCCCAGACTGGATGACGCCTTactgag TAGCgaatgtgagtgggtgtgtacaGTCTGTGTGTACCAGACCAGCAAAGACTGGCGCTACCCAGAAGGAAAAACCTTGCGAGAAGCTCATTCCTGCCCCgtctacacacacctactg GAATGCCAGTATCTCCTCATGTATATGTACCATGCAGACGAGGAGCGGGTCTTTGCTACAGATTCCTGCCTTAAG aTTGAGGGCTACAGGCGTGTGGTCAGGACTCCCATGTGGCTGGACAAGGTGAAGGAGAAACTCCAGCAGGAACAGTACCAGACAGTTCAACACTTCATGATGGACCTTCTGCTCATCTTTGACAACTGTGCCACTTTCAACAAG GATAACGCAGTATTTCGTGAGATGGGAGTGAATCTCAGAGGTTTGTTTGAGAAGGAGTTCAAAAGTGTTTTCAGAGTTCAACAGTAA
- the LOC134039189 gene encoding autoimmune regulator-like has protein sequence MDPLDFVTEEQLKECLHLNKTKMSLMEPPHIFLNQLRDHNLLPENMYKKVIKMKSAHLKQKRVYELLDWLERRRPQHIKLFWKCVFKDHLLLQYPTLRQLRSSLMDGSFTEQLPEKVEEAEKEQEKTTMSAPEQEKKTVTSPEQEKKTVTSPEQEKKRRREETMEKKDKTRGVSLDEEQAGPSSLHSPHKRKKVQKPSSELPSKSQDRTIWTKPLYKTQLPVTCGAQEGLLIRDKLARGEKCIVVQDRWFTPSGFEELAGKKSWRNWKQSIRCQDISLGKLIKQGQLTSPGFTRNKNHNPKV, from the exons ATGGACCCTTTGGATTTTGTCACTGAGGAACAATTGAAAGAATGTCTCCACCTCAATAAAACCAAAATGTCGCTCATGGAGCCGCCGCATATCTTTTTAAACCAACTCCGCGATCACAATTTGCTACCGGAGAATATGTATAAG AAAGTGATCAAGATGAAGAGTGCACATCTGAAACAGAAGAGGGTGTACGAGCTGCTGGactggctggagaggaggagaccacagcacatcaagctgttctggaagTGTGTGTTCAAGGATCATCTCCTTCTGCAGTATCCCACTCTGCGGCAGCTGCGCAGCAGCCTGATGGACG GGTCCTTTACAGAACAACTGCCTGAGAAAGTAGAGGAAGCAGAAAAGGAGCaggaaaaaacaacaatgtCAGCTCCAGAACAAGAGAAGAAGACAGTGACATCTCCAGAACAAGAGAAGAAGACAGTGACATCTCCAGAACAAGAGAAGAAGCGAAGAAGGGAGGAAACGATGGAGAAGAAAGATAAGACAAGAGGTGTGAGTCTGGATGAGGAGCAGGCTGGGCCATCGTCCCTGCACAGCCCACACAAGAGGAAGAAAGTCCAGAAGCCAAGCTCTG AGCTCCCCTCAAAGAGCCAGGACAGAACCATCTGGACCAAGCCTCTCTACAAGACCCAGCTgcctgttacctgtggggcccAGGAGGGGCTACTCATCAGGGACAAGCTGgccaggg GGGAGAAGTGTATTGTGGTCCAGGATAGGTGGTTCACCCCCTCTGGCTTTGAGGAGTTAGCAGGAAAGAAGAGCTGGAGGAACTGGAAACAGTCTATACGATGTCAGGATATCTCTCTGGGCAAACTGATAAAG CAAGGTCAGCTGACATCTCCAGGATTTACCAGAAACAAGAACCACAATCCAAAGGTGTGA